The genomic stretch GCCGCGGCCGGACGCGCTGACGCCGGAGGGCGCCAAGGCCCGACAGCTCGTGGACTTCCTGCAGGCGCGCCGCGACGACGATGCCGAGCTCGGCGCGGCGACGAGCGCATCGCCCAGGACATCGCGGAGTCCTGTGGCCAGCGCCTCGCACCCAGGCGGCGCGGCGGACCTGAGCGCGACATGGCTCCCTCCAGGCCCCGAGGGCATCCGACGCTCGTCTCCTGGGCGGGTGATCGATCGTTCCCCCGGCCTCCCTGCGCGCGGGAGACTCCGTCCAGGCCCGGGGCACCCGTGGCACGTGTCGTGTTCCACTCGAAGCATGGGCCCGTCCCCCTGTCCCCACTGAAGACTGGTGGACACCGCGACCGAGGGCCGACATCAGTGTTCGACAGTGGCCACGTCCACGTCTATGTCCCAAGACATGACCCCCGCACCCACGGAGGTGCTGCTGTTCACCCTGAACGGCCAGCGCTACGGACTGCCCGCACCCGACGTGCGCGAGCTGGTACGCGCGGCGCGCCTGACGCCGCTCCCTCGCGCGCCTGCCGTGGTGGAGGGCCTGCTGGACCTTCGGGGAGAGCTGTTGCCGGTGCTGGACCTGCGCCTACGCTTCCGCCACCCGCCCCGCGCGCTGTCTCCCATGGACCACTTCATCGTGGCCTCCGCGGGCTCGCGCAGCGTCGTGCTACGCGTGGATCGCGCCGAGGGCCTGCGCGTCCTCACGCCGGATGAGTGGGACGCTACGCCGCGCCAGCTGCCGGGCGTGGGCTATGTGGCGGGCGCCGTGAAGCTGAAGGATGGGCTCGTCCTGGTCCATGACCTGCGCACCTTCCTGTCCGAGGCCGAGGCCCTGGAGCTGGATGCTGCCCTGGCCGCGCCGCAGGAGCCGGAGCCCGCGTGAATTGGGGTCCCTGGAGCCACCCGGGTCATGCGGCGGTGCTCGCGCTCGTGGAAGAGCGCGCCGGGCTGGTGCCGCCCAGCTGCCCCGCATCCGCCGAAGAAGGCATCGCCCGCGCCATGGAGCGGGCCGGGCTGAAGGACTTCGACGCCTACCGCGTGCGGCTCACGGAAGACCCCTCCGCGCTGGATGACCTGCTCATCGAGCTCACCGTCGGGGAGACGTATTTCTTCCGCACGCCCGAGCACTTCGAGCACCTGCGGAGCGTCGTGCTCCCGGAGCTGCGCGAGCGCCATGGCCCGGACCACACCGCGCGGATGTGGAGCTCCGCGTGTTCGTCCGGAGAGGAGCCCTACTCCATCGCCGCGCTGCTGATGGGCGAAGGCTGGGACGAGCACGTGGCCGTGTACGCCACGGACGTGTCGCGCGGCGCGCTCGCCCGGGCCCGGAAGGCCCACTACGGCGACTGGTCCCTGCGCGGCGGCTGGGCGGACCGGATGCGCCCCCACCTGCGCGCCGAGGGACGCCGGTACGTGCTGTCACCAGAGGTGCGGAAGCGCGTGCGCTTCAGCTACCTCAACCTCGCGCTCGACACCTGGCCGTCGGCGGACAGCGGCCTCTGGAAGCTGGACGTCATCTTCTGCCGTAACGTCCTCATCTACTTCAACCGGCCCACCATCGAGGCCGTCGCGCGCCGGCTCCACGACGCGCTGGATGAGGGCGGCTACCTCTTCACCGGCCCGTCGGACCCGCCGCTCGGTGGGCTGGCGCCGCTGGAGTCCATCCTCACCGAATGGGGCGTGCTGTACCGCCGGCCCCTGCCCGGAGCCACCCTCTCTCTGCCCGTCCCAGCCGCGTGGACCGAGCCCCCGGCGGTCACCGCCCCCACCTCGACGACCGCGCCCGCCTGGAGCCCGTCTTCCACCGGCGTGCCCGGTACCGCGATGGGCACCACGTCCCTGGGCACCACCGCGCCGGGCCGCGCCGGAACCGGGACGGCGACGGGCATCACTTCACCGGGCCTTCCTGGCGGCTCCGGAACATCGGCCATGCCCTCCGGCGCCATCACCGGGAGGCCGTCGCCCGCGTGGAACGCCCCCGGAGCGGATGGCGGCCGTGCGGGCGGGACACCAACACACGCGGCTGGCCCGCCCCGGTCCGCTCAAGGGACCATGGCGGGCACCAGTGCCCCCGAGAAACCGACGCACGCCCCCAGCGCGGCGGCCATGCACGCTGCCCGGCAGGCCCTGGCGCGGGGCCACTGGCGCGAGGCGGCCCAGCACTTAGGGGCATTGGACTCAGACGCGGACACCGCCGCCCTGGCGGTGCGCGCGCTGGCGAACCTGGACGCCGCCGCCGCCGTCTACGCCTGCACCGAAGCGGCCGCCCGGCACCCCTTGGTGGCGGGGCTGCGCTACCTGGAATCCCTGCTGCTGCTGGGACAGGGACGCGCGGCGGACGCGGAGCGCGCCGTGCGGCAGGCGCTGTACCTGGAGCCCACGCTCATCGTGGCGTGGCTCATCCTCGGGCGCGTGCTACGCAGGCACGGCGACACGTCCGGCGCCATGAAGGCCTGGCGCG from Myxococcus xanthus encodes the following:
- a CDS encoding chemotaxis protein CheW — its product is MTPAPTEVLLFTLNGQRYGLPAPDVRELVRAARLTPLPRAPAVVEGLLDLRGELLPVLDLRLRFRHPPRALSPMDHFIVASAGSRSVVLRVDRAEGLRVLTPDEWDATPRQLPGVGYVAGAVKLKDGLVLVHDLRTFLSEAEALELDAALAAPQEPEPA
- a CDS encoding CheR family methyltransferase → MNWGPWSHPGHAAVLALVEERAGLVPPSCPASAEEGIARAMERAGLKDFDAYRVRLTEDPSALDDLLIELTVGETYFFRTPEHFEHLRSVVLPELRERHGPDHTARMWSSACSSGEEPYSIAALLMGEGWDEHVAVYATDVSRGALARARKAHYGDWSLRGGWADRMRPHLRAEGRRYVLSPEVRKRVRFSYLNLALDTWPSADSGLWKLDVIFCRNVLIYFNRPTIEAVARRLHDALDEGGYLFTGPSDPPLGGLAPLESILTEWGVLYRRPLPGATLSLPVPAAWTEPPAVTAPTSTTAPAWSPSSTGVPGTAMGTTSLGTTAPGRAGTGTATGITSPGLPGGSGTSAMPSGAITGRPSPAWNAPGADGGRAGGTPTHAAGPPRSAQGTMAGTSAPEKPTHAPSAAAMHAARQALARGHWREAAQHLGALDSDADTAALAVRALANLDAAAAVYACTEAAARHPLVAGLRYLESLLLLGQGRAADAERAVRQALYLEPTLIVAWLILGRVLRRHGDTSGAMKAWREAEQLCNALPPDAPVPHADGESASRLAEVACGERSRMEAALAAGEELS